The Vitis riparia cultivar Riparia Gloire de Montpellier isolate 1030 chromosome 3, EGFV_Vit.rip_1.0, whole genome shotgun sequence genome segment TGGCATATCAAAGTGTGGGCAATGGAAGAGAGAAAGATTtggctctctttctctttctaggggtggaagatgactaattgaaagtcattaggaaaccctaacccataagggggtatttataaggttacctactaggcttaagtgacttaaattcatcaaggcttgggtcacttaatctagcttaaacatatcctaattgattaattaaccatataaggtcatctaattaattaattagcccaatctaaagACCTTATTAACTATCCCCTATgtaaccttgtgtaattaccaaaatgcccttatgcacaaaaatgaacATAAAgctaatccaaccctcataaactgtgtcatcatggtatatgagctcagagtggggaccattaagacccataggagtattggctccctcataatccaattttgaagttgattcaacattctattaaagagaatcaactacactccagtatcctatgttAATAACAACGAGACGAAGCTCGCGTTCGTGACATACCATCCACTACATGTAGattccccatgaactggtgtccataatctaacaaggtagtgctatcacctatcaagattacctctcaaatccttaagttatagatcccacttattatgtgatcaattgacatactctagctcgaagaggtatatgtcaaatttcactaaaggaattactgtggtcacagattttatgatcacatgtcctttgtatcacccaaggggacacaccaTCTCAATCGCATGAGAtgtcatggtgcctctattgagaatacctattaccaccagtcttcatcaatagtgactcaatccatagggatatatgatcactttaaggTCTCATCTACAGGTCAAAgctttttgttgattttggcacaggtTCAATGtcctctcaagattgagagtccatgcagtatcgtaacttggtgaatcatgacaattgatagcttTGTGTCATGATTTaccgtaggtcctatccaatgtgcatcaTATATAttaatgcactcaccataggaaacccatcccaactgccaagacaagtcatcccttcaattaggaggtggtgcaatacagtctctactagattgcccaaatccatgaactgactATGGATAAttcatctacttacaaggaatcCATGTATCTTATgagcaactcctaatgcacctaagtcgtGTACAATGTAAAATATATGAGTTGAATGTttaaatcaatgttaatacaccaaaatgatagcaaggggatagttaagtttaactttgttacatcatgttttgcttttaagggctcaatcccaacaaactaCACATTGCTTCTGGCCCGTATGAGCTTAAATTGCCtacaacacaaaaaataaaaaataaaaaacaaaaaatccaccacattgaaaacctaaaaatcCGACTTAGGTAAAAGTTATGACATGCTTACAAGATTAAAATCTTTAGTCTTGGCAAAagttagagaacaaaaaaaaaaaaaaaaatgtttgttaagTTGAAAACTTGGAAAGGTGACCTAGGCAAAAGTTAGGACATGCTCGCAAGATTAAGATCTTTAGTCTTGGCAAAAGTTAGagcataaaaaaagaaaaaaaaaaaatcttgaactGCATTGTGACTATGTTAGAACTTGATCCCATCCTAGATACGTAGGTAGCTTAGAAATTCATTCCAAGTTcaatcacataaaaaataaaaaatctttttcttaaACTACGTTATGACTTGATCTCAACCCAAGTATGTATACAACTTGGAAATTCATTCCAAGTTCAatcacaggaaaaaaaaaacattctttttcttaaactACAATTAAATTGATGAGAGAACACAAAACGATTGAGGGAATTCTCAAGGACCAGAGAGGTATTTATATGGCAATTAAGGGTTCTTTAGGTTTTTCTAGCCAAAATAAGAAGAACACTATAGAGTTCATCAAGCAGAAGGAAAAGTTCAAGGctaagaggaagaagaagaagagtaaGGGTCATGGCAAGTGTTTCCTTTGTGGTAAAAAAATGCCATTAGAAGAAGGAATGTCCTTAGTTCTTGAAGAGATAGTCAACTATGCATCATTCTCTTATAGTTGAATTATGTTTAGTGTTGGATTCCACTAACTCTTGGTGGATAAATTTTGGAGCCATTGATTATGTTTATAATTCTTTATAGGGGTTTTAGCTAAGGGAAAGGTTGAATGATAGGGATATGTACTTGACATTAGCTTTCGAAGCAAGAGTTGTTGTGTAGGCAATGGGATATGTTACCCTTATCTTAAATGATAGTTGTTTTCTAGAATTAAAAGATTGTCTTTATGTTTTTTGAGTCTAAgaagaatttgatttcagtttctaaTTTATGGAAATAGAGTTTATCATAAGCTTAAATTATGACTAAAAACttaagttgtttgtttgataGTCAAATGGGTAGAATTTTAATAGTTATATGTCTCAataacaatttataatttttaactaaaataaaatatatattttaacctatttattatttcacttaatgttgtaattataaaataatgaatgaaatataaaacatttcaagttaattagttatttaatattttagtaatatgatattcataattgaaaaaatatatttaatttttataatttttaaatatataaaattaataaatttataaaagatgAATATGTCACAAATGGATTCGATTATAactatattctttttaaatgaataaacaaaagatttaGATGGACTgaataaataaatccaaatacAACATGGTTATTATAAcataattacaatataattaCGAAGAAGTCTCGTTCCAAACCTTCAAATTTGTGTGAATTAAGAGTAGTGTTGTTGGGTGATGTGAAAattaaggagaaaaagaaaaagggaaaaatcatGGATGTAGTGATTTGAGCTGAACTGGACTTCaaatatcatttcaaaattttgaaagtcaaACTCAAAGAATTGGTGACGTGGTGATAAATATCGGCAAATAatcgataaaaatattagtaaaatattgatattttgcaaaaaaaaaaataagttgacAAACGCTTAAAAGACCGTATTTGGCACAAGAGAGagaatgaagaatcaaatttgtttggataacttaaataatattttaaaattattattttacctttatatttttattaggttGTTATGactttttatgattaattttatttattgagtaaaaattatttttcttaagcttattattttaaaaaagaatttaaccCATAttcttctaaaataaaataaaaaatattttaaattaaatataaatgtattattatcaaattattttttaattcataattttattattatcaaatactaaaataaaaataaataatcattttaattttacattccTAAATACATCCAAacacaataattaaaattatcaaattcatctctatttaaaaataaataaaatatttattttcattccttaTACTCCCCtcctacaataaaaaaaaagaaaaaagaaaaaaaatggagataacATAATCTAAAGACACTTTCCATGTCTTGGAACCGAGTCTTAATTCCTGATTGGAACCCATTCCACCTCTTCCTAACACAATCTCACGCTACAGATACTGCACTATAATCCCGATCGTTCCTTCAGCTGCTTCAAGTGCCTCCTCCCATTTCGGTGAGAGGCCATGTCAGCCTCACTGTTGCACCTTACATTGCAGTTACTGCACCATAATTCAGATGGCTCCTTTATCATATTAAAGTgcctccatccattgagatgagAGGCCATGTCTAGCTCACTTGTGCAGCTTACATTACAGATATTGCAGCATAATCTCAACTCTTTCATTCCATCGCCAGTTTGCTTTAAGTTCTTCTGATGGCCTTGCTCATTGGTCTGTACCTCTTGCTTTTTGTTATTCTTCTGGTTCGGTTCATTGCTAGATGCAGACTTTTGTTGCTCATCATCTTTGGTGTCATCAGGTTTCTTCACTGTTGAAGCAGCTGAGATTCCATTGTTTTTGGAATTCAGATTGTTGGAAGTACACTTCGGTTGCTCCTCTTTGGTGGACTGATCAGATTTCTTGGCCATTGAAGCAGATGGGGAACAATTGGTTTTGGTTGCCTGGTTTTTGGCTCTCAGCTGCTCAGAAGTGGCCTGATGTCTCTTCCCTTGAAGGTGGGAATTGAAAGTCGCTTCACTTTGGGTTGTGACCTGGCATACAGCACAAGCCCACTCTTTCTGGACTTTCTCATGAAGAGGTATCTTGGGGGTTCTATCGTCTCTACATGCCTCAATTTCTGCAGCCACCAGTGCCGCTGCCCTTTCTTTTATCTCCACAGCACAGGTTGTATTACTTCTAGTTTCACCAAGATTTATCTCTGTTCGTTTAACCTGAAAATGTGGCAGTTTGTAAAAGTTAACATAAAGCTGTTTGTTGGTTTGCCCTGATTAGGACTGTCAAAGACATAATCTCAGCAGAGCACGTGCAAGAAATTAATGGGAAAAGGGTACTTATGACCATAATCAGTCCCTCAATTTTGGTAAACCATATAGCTGATAAACAACCACAATGCACATGAGCATGATGCTTAAAATCCTATAGAATATTGGCTAAACATCAAGAACCATATGCAATAATTAGAATTCCAACTTCCTTAGCTCTCAAGATAACCTGAATGATGACTTCTGTCATCCGACACACAGCTTAATGATCCCTTTCCTATGCCAAGGAAGGGTGGTGTCATAAACCTGCAGATGCTGATCTCATGGATGGAGGCTGGATCTTCTTGGTTAACCAAGAGACATGAATGCAGAACTAAGATGGATACAGAGAAATGGATTTGAGTACTTCAATCCCTTGAATTAAAGAGGCTGACCATGGCATATCTCTCTATGATTTGAAGCAGAAGGGAATCCTTTCACTCAGCCCAATGAGCCAGAAGTGCATGGCCACAATGGACTCAGAGGAAAGAGTATGACCACTTCACTCTTTCAAGATGAAGAGGATACCATGTGCCATATATCCAATAAGGTTCAAAAGTGGGTTAAGCCCCCTAAGTTTAACCTCTATGATCAAGGGAATAAGAGGGTTGACAAAAGTCAGACCCATCTCAATGGATCATCATTAAAGGTCGACTTAGGGCAAGACACTAATGGTTATATGCTTCACCAAGTCATGAATATAACGGAATTACTGAAGGGGACTGCATTTTCCATTCACAAAGGATGACAAAAATTACTTAAGTGGTAGGGGGAACTACAAAATAGTATTTGGCCATTTTTCAACTTAGCTATTTTCCACTCTCATTGTGTATCACACAAGAGTTGTGCATGTTTCTAAACTCATTCATTACTTATGTTTCAACTTTATCAGCATCTGGAACTCTGTCTTAACTTGTAGCCAAATATGTTTGTAGGGGCAAAATTAATCCTAGTGAAATATGAGGAGCCATTTAAATATGACATGAAACCTTACCCACTGTGCTGTACCACCAAATGTTCTCTGTGTTACTTCTGTCACTTTGACCTCCTTCTTAGCAGCATTAGGCCATTCACACTACACATGATTCATGGACAATTCCAAAAGCATTCAACATTCATGTCTTAAAGATAATAATCCTTGTGTGAAGACAGCctactttataaataaaaaggaaaacttaCCCTCTTTGCTCCATCCCCCCCATTTTTTATCTCTGTTACTTTGACAACTTGGATCTCCTTTTGAGCAACATTAGGCTCTTCACACTTCCACTGAGGTGAGAAAAAAGGTAAGAAGAATCAATCATAAAAGGAATTCATGAATTGCAAAAACATGCAcgaatatattattattttgaaaattattgattaatccaccataaaaaatatcattgaaTCCATAAACTTGTTCTCTTATTCACAGAAACATACATAAagtggtttttcttttaaaaccatgCCATTGAATCAAATGCATCAGTAATTTACATGAGCAACATTTCTCTGGGGATCTGCCTCCATAGAAATTAAATAGTCACATTAGAGAACTTACCTGTTCCCCTTTTTTCTCCGGTGCTGCAGGTGCTTTGATCTTTTTCACTTCAACATTAGGCTTTGCGCTCCTCAACTGAAGCCAAAGTCATGTATAAAGAAGAGGACAGTGAGAGAGAAACCATAACCAACATGTTCCCAGAAGAGTTGATTACTGAAATAATTCCGGGCTATCACAGTTGAATCTGATTATGCATATATAATTATGTAAATCTAAATGCACATGCATATGTGAAAAAAAGAGAACAcaattatatatagatatatacatGAATTTAGACCAAATGATTCTAGATGACCTACTATAGTCATTTTTTACCTGAACATCTCAAATAAAACTCTGTTTGACTTGTTGATAATCGTACTTATAATGGCATACCTTCCTAGCAAGTAGTTTCTCCAATGCTTCAGGTCCATTCTCCTTAATATATCGGTCTGCTGAAACAAGAAAGTTTTCTCTGCTATGAAACTTCTTTTTTGATTCATTGAAGAGCCAGTTCATGACAGCTTGTGGATCCATGGACAAGCATGGCTGAACTAGGTGTTGATAGACATAATATGAACCATCAAACTGCGGTATCACCAGCCAGCAGATGACCATCAGCTTTATGTAAGGCCAGAATGGTACCCTGACATgcattatataagaaaataaaatatttaaacaccATTtacaaaagggaaaataaatttcttcgAATTTCAGTTTCTGTTAAATTTATATGCATCCACTTAGATGGACTGCGTAAGTTCGGTTTTAACTTTTGACATCTATTGtgaaaagttgaaaaagaaatgaagaaaacaaaaacattagaATTGTGCACAGATTAGAGCTTTCAATGGGGTCCAAAGATGATCAGCATTTGCCCCAATTAAGCTTCGACTAAGAGATTAGATCCAGTTGCCCTACAAAAACTTGTCAGATTCTGaattttctatttccatttgtttctcagcatccaaatgATGCATAAAGCTTAATTTGATTTCAAGCAGACAAATTCCATGGAAATAAGTGCATCCATGCTTTCAAGTTCCCTATAAAGATGAGACATAAAAACTTGTAGATCCATCTTATTTCCAAAGCTGACACCCTAAAAGAAGAAAACCACCTCCTTCAACTATCAAAAAGTGTACAATTTAGTTAATAAATTACCTGTACTTATGTTTTGTGTTCCAAGTAGCACAGTAAGGTAGGTCGGGTGCACCCGCATTTTCGAAGAaaaacttttcttaaatgagaaaatcacATTCCACCgtttatatttcattaatttctgACATATCCACAATGATAATTAGCTTGAAAATTCCATGAACTCAGCCAAACACAAACACCCTTCAGACCATTTATCcaaatgaaaattattgtacttaaaaaaaacaaaaataaaccaCTTCTTTTTCAAATGTTATAACCTTTCTGCTGATCAGATTGTGGGCATTTGTCAAAGAAGAGAAATGAAGGAATATAAAATACATGGAGGCCTGGAACGTTAAACATCTCGATTATTTTCATAGGAAAGAAAACTGAAAAAAGCAACTCCAAATTCCTTAAGGGCaaagaaatgaaacaaacaGAGTCACATATAGTGGAATGCAGTTGAGCAAAATTACCATTCAAGGAGCTTGGCAAAAGCATGATCAAAGAGTGAAATCAAGGAAAATAGAACCCAATACGCCACCAACTTCCGAAAGTCTGAGATTGAGTTAGTCTCAATTGCCCGAATTGAAGCACATCTGTGAAGAACCGAGATGATGTTGATGATTATTACGATAATAAAGAATAATCCTTTCCCTTTTCAGTTTCCCAACACAATAAATGTAACTGAACTATTCGTAGAACAAGAAAAGAGTAAATGAATCATCATATCTTGAGGTGTAAGACCAAGACTTACAGAGGATAACCCAGTGCAAATAGAGGCCTGCAAGTAGAAATCCAAACAAATAACTAACAATCGATGACAAGAATGTGGgtaattcaaagaaaatagataaaacCAACAgggagaaatcaaagaaaatcccATGTTTGTCCTCAAACAGAGAATTCCActtcattttccaaaattttcctatGGCAAGAAAATGCGTGGACAACATACCAGCCAAGAAGATCAAAGCATGCAGCTGAGAACTTGAGAACATTCATAAAACCCATCTGGGAATTGAGGGATGAGCTGGGCGGAATTGAGGGATGAGCTGGGCTTTCTCAGTTCATCTgtaaagagaaagaggaaagaaaaaaacgaAGAAGGTTCTTGAAGTGTGCTCTCTTGGAGtggttttctttagtttttataaGAGACGCGGGAGAAGACTAGGAGCAAAAGGACACTAAGAAGTCAATCACGATTACGTACAGCTTAAATAAAATAGACACTCTGTTGTGTCTTTAATGACGATATTGCCCTTGTAATGCCATACTCGCTGGGGTGAAGAGCCATCGACACGCGCAGAGATAAAGCATCCAGACTCTAGAGTAGAGAAGTGATTGAGTAGGCGAGTATGGAGTTTCAGTGTAGATGAGGAATTGGGGGAACAAACATCGTATGAACACAAGGACCTTGAGACTTAGGTCCACGCGGCGAAATGTGATGGGTTTAAGGAAGAGTGGAAGAAAAGACTTAAGAGTTAAGCGAAGAAGGGCGCGTCGGAAATCTTGGAGCAGTTGAGACACGCGTGACACGCGGTATTTCCGTTAAGCCGGCTCCCCGTCTTCCGCCCAATTTCTAATTGcacaaaataaaagtatatactACGTTAAGATATGTATATAATATCTTGTGATAGGGTAATGCTACGGTACCCAAGTATActtttgttagaaaaaataattcaatgcAACACAAAAATTTTAACCCTTTACAACATCCAATTATATAATCTGaggatttattttataaaaattaaaaaaatattaaataatttgtgaaaatataaattttctaaaagaaaagaaattaaattttattttattttttaatataaagtgataaaccaaagaggtgaagaaaaaaaattaaatttaaaataaactaaatattgtaaataaaaaataattcaatgacataatttataaatggagagtcaattaatttattttattttaaattgaaattattttttccaaatgaatattaaaaatacgaaaagtaatataattggtttatgaa includes the following:
- the LOC117910904 gene encoding uncharacterized protein LOC117910904 isoform X2 — its product is MVICWLVIPQFDGSYYVYQHLVQPCLSMDPQAVMNWLFNESKKKFHSRENFLVSADRYIKENGPEALEKLLARKLRSAKPNVEVKKIKAPAAPEKKGEQWKCEEPNVAQKEIQVVKVTEIKNGGDGAKRCEWPNAAKKEVKVTEVTQRTFGGTAQWVKRTEINLGETRSNTTCAVEIKERAAALVAAEIEACRDDRTPKIPLHEKVQKEWACAVCQVTTQSEATFNSHLQGKRHQATSEQLRAKNQATKTNCSPSASMAKKSDQSTKEEQPKCTSNNLNSKNNGISAASTVKKPDDTKDDEQQKSASSNEPNQKNNKKQEVQTNEQGHQKNLKQTGDGMKELRLCCNICNVSCTSELDMASHLNGWRHFNMIKEPSELWCSNCNVRCNSEADMASHRNGRRHLKQLKERSGL
- the LOC117910904 gene encoding HVA22-like protein i isoform X1, with translation MGFMNVLKFSAACFDLLGWPLFALGYPLCASIRAIETNSISDFRKLVAYWVLFSLISLFDHAFAKLLEWVPFWPYIKLMVICWLVIPQFDGSYYVYQHLVQPCLSMDPQAVMNWLFNESKKKFHSRENFLVSADRYIKENGPEALEKLLARKLRSAKPNVEVKKIKAPAAPEKKGEQWKCEEPNVAQKEIQVVKVTEIKNGGDGAKRCEWPNAAKKEVKVTEVTQRTFGGTAQWVKRTEINLGETRSNTTCAVEIKERAAALVAAEIEACRDDRTPKIPLHEKVQKEWACAVCQVTTQSEATFNSHLQGKRHQATSEQLRAKNQATKTNCSPSASMAKKSDQSTKEEQPKCTSNNLNSKNNGISAASTVKKPDDTKDDEQQKSASSNEPNQKNNKKQEVQTNEQGHQKNLKQTGDGMKELRLCCNICNVSCTSELDMASHLNGWRHFNMIKEPSELWCSNCNVRCNSEADMASHRNGRRHLKQLKERSGL